In the genome of Candidatus Saccharibacteria bacterium oral taxon 488, one region contains:
- the tgt gene encoding tRNA guanosine(34) transglycosylase Tgt has translation MKPFSFEITSRLDDTLARTGIIHTPHGDIKTPAFIVVGTKANVKAMLPEMVADVGAQAVLANAYHLYLQPGHELIEKAGYLGKFMHWDGPTFTDSGGFQVLSLGSGFKKVLAMSTDVDEEIAIAKKSSRHAWVDENGVTFKSHLDGSYHKFTPELSMQIQAGIGADITFAFDELTSLIDPYEYQVEALARTHAWAERSLAEVKRLREVRPDKPYQALFGVLQGANYEDLRKQTAEFLGAMDFDGYGIGGALEKETMAQTIQWVNQILPENRPRHLLGISEPDDIFAAIEQGIDTFDCVSPTRVARNGAAYTPFGRVNVRGQKYRELFEPIMENCDCYTCRNYTAAYLCHLLHARESLAGTLLSIHNERFIVKLVDDIRASLEDGTFYEFREAFLATYYRH, from the coding sequence ATGAAACCATTTTCTTTTGAAATAACATCTAGGCTTGACGACACTTTGGCGCGTACCGGTATTATTCACACGCCGCACGGGGATATCAAGACCCCGGCGTTTATTGTGGTCGGCACTAAGGCTAATGTCAAAGCGATGTTGCCCGAGATGGTGGCGGATGTTGGCGCGCAGGCGGTACTGGCGAACGCCTATCATCTGTATTTGCAGCCAGGTCATGAATTGATTGAAAAGGCTGGTTATTTGGGCAAGTTTATGCATTGGGACGGGCCGACATTCACCGATAGCGGCGGCTTTCAGGTGTTGAGTTTGGGTTCTGGTTTTAAGAAGGTTTTAGCGATGAGTACGGATGTTGATGAGGAGATCGCCATCGCTAAAAAATCCTCGCGCCACGCTTGGGTAGATGAAAACGGCGTGACGTTCAAATCGCACCTGGACGGCTCGTATCATAAATTTACGCCAGAACTATCCATGCAAATTCAGGCGGGCATTGGTGCGGATATTACCTTCGCCTTTGACGAGCTGACTTCACTGATTGATCCGTATGAATATCAAGTGGAAGCTTTGGCGCGAACGCACGCGTGGGCGGAGCGGAGTTTGGCGGAGGTTAAACGTCTGCGCGAAGTCCGTCCCGATAAGCCGTATCAAGCGTTATTTGGCGTGCTGCAGGGGGCAAATTATGAAGATTTACGCAAGCAAACGGCTGAATTTCTAGGCGCAATGGACTTTGATGGCTACGGCATCGGCGGCGCGCTAGAAAAGGAAACCATGGCCCAGACGATTCAGTGGGTCAATCAAATCTTGCCTGAGAACAGGCCGCGGCATTTGCTCGGCATCTCCGAGCCAGACGACATCTTTGCGGCGATTGAGCAGGGAATTGATACCTTTGACTGTGTTAGCCCGACGCGCGTGGCCAGAAACGGCGCGGCCTATACGCCATTTGGCCGGGTCAATGTCCGCGGCCAGAAATATCGCGAACTGTTTGAACCAATTATGGAAAATTGCGATTGCTATACTTGCAGGAATTATACTGCCGCCTATCTCTGTCATTTACTCCACGCCCGCGAATCTCTGGCTGGCACGCTGCTGTCGATCCACAATGAACGATTTATCGTCAAACTAGTTGATGATATTCGTGCCAGCCTAGAGGACGGAACATTTTACGAGTTTCGCGAGGCGTTTTTAGCGACGTACTATCGCCACTAG
- a CDS encoding 1,4-alpha-glucan-branching enzyme, with product MSKKTLVELDPWLAPHEGVINARETYVSSTLRRVLDGKSPADFALGFHHFGLHRTQDGWIFREWAPNATRIVMVGDFSDWQEREEFALQPGAHGEWSVDLPKDALRHGQNYKLRVYWPNGDGWRLPSYATYVVQNDDSVDFSAVVWQPDEPYQWQHDIPPAPKVPLIYEAHVGMSSEEEKVSSFNEFTAGVLPRIKQADYNTIQLMAIAEHPYYGSFGYHVSNFFAVSSRFGTPDDFKRLVDTAHGLGLRVIIDIVHAHAAKNEVEGLGNFAGDPTQYFKAHDHPAWDSRLFDYGKQEVLHFLASNCRWWLDEYHVDGFRFDGVTSMLYHDHGLGKSFTSYDDYFGDDVDKDALVYLRLANDVIHAVRPDATTIAEEMSGLPGLAAPAKYGGLGFDYRLAMGAPDLWIKTLKEKRDEDWDLGELAHTLSSHRPEEKVISYAESHDQALVGDKTLIFRLIDKAMYWHMDKADPDLTVERGVALHKLIRLLTAGLHGGGYLNFMGNEFGHPEWIDFPRQGNNWSFKHARRQWSLRDNGFLKYQWLGEFDASLMKLIKTVDDPGIHYLTIHQHDHVVSFIRGDLLFIMNFSPNQSWTDYGVPAAAGSYRVALSSDDQQFGGQGRIDPNGRYFTTPHNDEHIIRVYTPTRSGLVLQKD from the coding sequence ATGAGCAAGAAAACGCTGGTTGAGCTTGACCCGTGGTTAGCACCGCATGAGGGCGTCATCAACGCCCGCGAGACTTATGTTTCATCGACGCTGCGGAGGGTTTTGGATGGTAAATCGCCGGCGGATTTTGCGCTGGGGTTTCATCATTTTGGACTGCACCGCACTCAAGACGGTTGGATTTTTAGAGAATGGGCGCCGAATGCCACTCGCATCGTGATGGTTGGCGATTTCTCGGATTGGCAGGAGCGCGAGGAGTTTGCTTTGCAGCCGGGTGCACATGGTGAATGGAGTGTTGATTTGCCGAAAGATGCACTGCGCCACGGGCAGAACTATAAACTACGCGTCTATTGGCCAAATGGCGACGGTTGGCGTTTACCGTCATACGCAACCTACGTCGTTCAGAATGATGATTCGGTGGATTTTTCGGCCGTGGTGTGGCAGCCAGATGAGCCGTATCAGTGGCAACACGACATTCCACCCGCACCAAAAGTACCGCTGATTTACGAGGCGCACGTTGGTATGAGCAGCGAGGAGGAAAAGGTCTCTAGCTTTAATGAATTTACCGCGGGCGTGCTGCCACGCATCAAGCAAGCTGACTACAACACTATCCAGCTGATGGCCATCGCCGAGCATCCATATTACGGCAGTTTCGGCTATCACGTCAGTAACTTTTTCGCGGTGTCATCGCGCTTTGGCACGCCCGATGATTTTAAGCGGTTGGTTGATACGGCGCACGGATTGGGGCTACGCGTCATCATTGACATAGTTCATGCTCATGCCGCCAAAAATGAAGTCGAGGGCCTGGGCAATTTCGCGGGTGATCCAACGCAATATTTCAAAGCTCACGACCATCCAGCGTGGGATTCGCGGCTGTTTGATTATGGTAAGCAGGAAGTGCTACACTTTTTAGCCAGCAATTGCCGCTGGTGGCTGGACGAGTACCATGTTGACGGCTTTCGGTTTGACGGTGTGACCAGTATGCTGTATCACGACCACGGTTTGGGCAAAAGCTTCACCAGCTATGACGATTATTTTGGCGACGACGTTGATAAAGACGCTCTGGTCTATCTCAGACTGGCAAATGACGTCATTCACGCCGTTCGCCCCGATGCCACGACCATTGCCGAGGAAATGAGCGGACTACCGGGCTTGGCGGCACCGGCTAAGTATGGCGGCCTGGGCTTTGACTATCGATTAGCAATGGGCGCGCCCGACCTCTGGATCAAAACGCTGAAGGAAAAGCGCGACGAAGATTGGGATTTGGGCGAGCTGGCGCATACGCTGAGCTCGCACCGCCCAGAGGAAAAAGTCATCAGCTACGCCGAGAGCCATGACCAAGCCTTGGTCGGCGACAAGACGCTGATTTTTCGGCTGATCGATAAAGCCATGTATTGGCACATGGATAAGGCCGACCCCGACCTGACCGTGGAACGCGGCGTGGCGCTACACAAGCTGATTCGGCTGCTGACAGCTGGACTACATGGCGGCGGCTACCTTAATTTCATGGGCAATGAATTTGGGCATCCCGAGTGGATCGACTTTCCGCGCCAAGGTAATAATTGGTCGTTCAAGCACGCACGGCGCCAGTGGAGTTTACGCGACAATGGCTTTCTCAAGTATCAATGGCTGGGCGAATTTGACGCGAGCCTGATGAAGCTCATCAAAACCGTTGACGACCCAGGCATTCACTACCTCACCATTCACCAGCACGATCACGTCGTCAGCTTCATACGCGGCGATCTCCTATTTATTATGAATTTCTCGCCCAACCAGTCGTGGACGGATTACGGCGTACCAGCGGCGGCTGGGTCATACCGGGTAGCACTCAGCAGCGACGACCAACAGTTTGGCGGACAGGGCCGGATTGACCCTAATGGCCGCTACTTTACAACGCCACATAACGACGAGCATATTATACGTGTATACACACCGACACGAAGTGGCCTCGTGCTACAAAAAGATTGA
- a CDS encoding uracil-DNA glycosylase family protein, with the protein MTRPLLYDEINQDSMNASFHTRGWPPVYTASPRSRIVLVGQAPGRIAQETRTPWNDASGRTLRQWLGVTDEQFYDPDLFALMPMDFYYPGKAAHGDLPPRSEFAKKWHPRLLAQMPDVRLTILVGAHAQQYYLNKQAKRNLTETVAHYVEYLPHYFPLVHPSPLNFRWRAHNPWFEMNVIPILSEMVKELAQ; encoded by the coding sequence ATGACTAGGCCGTTGCTATATGATGAAATCAATCAAGATAGTATGAATGCTTCGTTTCACACTCGTGGTTGGCCGCCAGTCTATACCGCTTCACCCCGCTCACGTATCGTGCTGGTTGGTCAGGCGCCGGGACGAATAGCGCAGGAAACACGCACGCCATGGAATGATGCCAGTGGCCGCACGTTGCGTCAGTGGCTGGGGGTTACCGATGAACAATTTTATGATCCTGATTTGTTTGCTCTAATGCCGATGGATTTTTATTATCCGGGTAAGGCTGCGCATGGTGATTTACCGCCGCGATCGGAGTTTGCCAAAAAGTGGCATCCACGGCTGCTAGCACAGATGCCGGATGTGAGGCTGACGATTTTAGTTGGTGCTCATGCTCAGCAATACTATCTTAATAAGCAGGCGAAGCGCAACCTGACCGAAACAGTCGCGCATTATGTGGAGTATCTGCCTCATTATTTTCCACTTGTCCATCCATCACCGCTTAACTTCCGCTGGCGGGCGCACAATCCGTGGTTCGAAATGAACGTCATTCCGATTCTGTCTGAGATGGTCAAAGAATTAGCACAGTAG
- a CDS encoding phosphohydrolase, whose protein sequence is MNKSMTIVRREVCRLLGGDTSGHSDDHVERVARLAERFANEHKEAASMDEVLLTAWLHDVDDYKLVGKKQADKLNNATSIMAKAGVAADLQDAVRHNIARIGYSRYLHGVRPERLAGRLVSDADMCDAIGACGIERALIYAVNHGSCRIFDPTVWPDVNIDAHRYNANGGTHDGDSFINYFFEKLLKLPKIMMTDPGRDEALIRQQTMVTFLRAYFREKNVPEWSDFLEEYLTSMDE, encoded by the coding sequence ATGAACAAATCAATGACGATAGTAAGACGGGAAGTTTGCCGACTGCTTGGCGGCGATACGTCAGGCCATAGCGACGATCACGTTGAGCGTGTAGCACGGCTAGCGGAGCGATTCGCGAATGAGCATAAAGAAGCGGCTTCGATGGACGAAGTGCTGTTGACGGCATGGCTGCACGACGTTGATGATTATAAATTAGTTGGCAAAAAGCAGGCGGATAAACTCAATAATGCCACGTCAATTATGGCGAAAGCTGGTGTTGCGGCTGATTTGCAGGATGCGGTGCGTCATAATATTGCTCGGATCGGCTATAGTCGTTATCTACATGGTGTGCGGCCAGAGCGTCTAGCTGGTCGGTTGGTGTCTGACGCTGATATGTGTGATGCAATTGGGGCATGTGGTATCGAGCGGGCACTTATTTATGCGGTGAATCACGGTAGTTGTCGGATATTTGATCCAACTGTTTGGCCTGATGTGAACATTGATGCGCATCGATATAACGCTAATGGTGGCACGCATGATGGCGATAGCTTCATTAATTATTTCTTTGAAAAGTTATTGAAGCTACCAAAGATTATGATGACCGACCCGGGCCGAGACGAAGCATTAATTCGTCAGCAAACTATGGTTACTTTTCTTCGTGCCTATTTTCGAGAAAAGAATGTACCGGAGTGGAGCGATTTCCTGGAAGAATATCTTACTTCAATGGATGAGTAG
- a CDS encoding NUDIX domain-containing protein: MSFEAKIHEAQTKILRELLFLPAANFATLQKASGLESDHIKFHIKRLVELGYVQKVDGGYCLSVKGKEYANKLDTDAGVIERQPKVAVMLVIERERNGEKQYLLQQRLKHPYYGFWGAPTGKVRWAESIVDAASRELIEETGLRGEFVHRGVYHERVRHAQTGEIIEDKIFHLMFCKVFSGKLAVQFEGGRNAWRTLDEMRDEPKKYKSFLREITACINGCGELTEIIYEYGNAEF, from the coding sequence ATGAGTTTTGAAGCAAAGATCCATGAGGCACAGACGAAAATTTTGCGGGAATTGTTATTTTTGCCAGCGGCTAATTTCGCAACACTACAAAAAGCGAGCGGCCTGGAAAGCGATCATATCAAATTTCATATCAAACGGCTCGTTGAGCTAGGTTATGTGCAGAAAGTCGACGGCGGGTACTGTCTCTCGGTCAAAGGCAAGGAGTACGCGAATAAGCTTGATACTGATGCCGGTGTTATTGAGCGGCAGCCAAAGGTGGCAGTCATGCTCGTGATCGAACGTGAGCGTAATGGAGAAAAACAATATTTATTGCAGCAGCGGCTCAAGCACCCCTACTATGGGTTTTGGGGTGCGCCTACTGGTAAAGTGCGGTGGGCCGAGTCAATCGTCGATGCGGCCTCGCGTGAATTGATTGAGGAGACGGGTTTGCGGGGTGAGTTTGTTCATCGCGGGGTATACCATGAACGTGTGCGCCATGCGCAAACGGGTGAAATTATCGAAGACAAGATCTTTCACCTGATGTTTTGCAAGGTATTTTCGGGCAAATTGGCTGTACAGTTTGAGGGCGGTAGAAATGCCTGGCGTACACTCGATGAGATGCGTGATGAGCCAAAAAAGTACAAGAGTTTTTTGCGAGAAATCACGGCGTGTATCAACGGGTGCGGCGAGTTGACTGAAATAATATATGAATATGGTAATGCGGAGTTCTAG
- a CDS encoding ATP-binding cassette domain-containing protein, whose amino-acid sequence MRQQHAKTTLQLLWRASRPYKWRRNLALITATLTLAVGTIVGPLIIAQLLDMIQHGQLQTDSVWTLVIFYGISQLWSEIIGWRIVLYLMWTLETIMQRDIANKVFAKLSGETMFFHSNKFGGSLVSQNSKLSSCVERFWDELVWAVLPLVISLTGSIVILSMLLWQYALFLFMFSIIFGVAVFFGSRPMAKLSRHEAEASNKVSGNLADMVSNVLAVKSSSAEKIEQQRFDKTNRAWRKASLATMRGFLTVSSVYSTINTSIRIGAIVFAIYAAQHNIVSVAAVYLIITYTGSVARELWNMNSIMRNYNRIIGDAHEMVEILHTPTSLVDRSDKKLHVNRGVIDFDTVTFTHDEGKGATLFHNFSLHITPGEKVGLVGSSGSGKTTLTKLLLRFADIDSGTIMIDEQDIAEVTQASLRSQIAYVPQEPLLFHRSVRENIAYGRADATDAEIEQAAKKAGAYDFITQLQDGFDTLVGERGVKLSGGQRQRIAIARAIVKDAPILVLDEATSALDSESEVLIQKSFKTLMKNRTSIVIAHRLSTIAKLDRIIVMHNGKIVEDGSHEQLIKHGGHYAKLWQHQSGGFIDA is encoded by the coding sequence TTGCGACAACAACACGCAAAAACAACATTACAATTACTATGGCGAGCGTCACGTCCATACAAATGGCGGCGCAATCTAGCGCTCATTACAGCTACCTTAACCTTAGCGGTAGGCACAATTGTCGGGCCGCTGATTATCGCACAGCTCCTGGATATGATTCAACATGGGCAGCTGCAGACTGACTCTGTGTGGACATTGGTAATTTTCTATGGCATAAGTCAGCTATGGTCGGAGATTATTGGGTGGCGGATAGTGCTGTATTTGATGTGGACGTTAGAAACCATTATGCAGCGCGACATCGCAAACAAGGTATTCGCCAAGCTATCTGGTGAGACCATGTTTTTCCACTCCAACAAATTTGGTGGCTCGCTTGTCAGCCAAAACAGCAAGCTCAGTAGCTGTGTTGAGCGATTTTGGGATGAGCTAGTGTGGGCAGTACTGCCGCTGGTTATCTCACTCACCGGATCAATCGTTATCCTGTCAATGTTACTCTGGCAGTACGCACTCTTTCTATTCATGTTCTCAATCATCTTTGGCGTAGCCGTCTTCTTTGGATCGCGCCCGATGGCCAAATTAAGTAGACATGAGGCGGAGGCCAGCAACAAAGTAAGCGGCAACCTTGCTGACATGGTGTCAAATGTGCTTGCTGTCAAGTCATCCAGCGCTGAAAAAATCGAGCAGCAGCGATTTGATAAAACGAATCGTGCATGGCGCAAGGCTAGCCTGGCCACCATGCGAGGATTCCTCACTGTCAGCAGTGTTTACTCAACAATAAACACCAGCATCCGAATCGGCGCTATCGTGTTCGCTATTTATGCAGCACAGCATAATATCGTTTCGGTTGCAGCGGTGTACTTAATCATCACCTACACTGGCAGTGTCGCTCGTGAGCTGTGGAATATGAATAGCATCATGCGCAATTATAACCGTATCATCGGTGACGCCCATGAGATGGTCGAGATATTACACACACCAACATCACTTGTTGATAGAAGTGATAAAAAGCTTCATGTTAATCGCGGTGTTATTGATTTTGATACCGTGACCTTTACGCATGACGAGGGTAAAGGCGCAACCTTGTTCCACAATTTTTCACTGCATATTACGCCAGGCGAAAAGGTCGGGCTGGTTGGTTCTAGTGGTTCGGGCAAGACGACTCTGACGAAATTGCTGCTGAGATTTGCCGACATCGACTCGGGCACAATCATGATTGACGAGCAGGACATTGCCGAGGTCACACAGGCCAGCCTCCGTTCGCAGATCGCTTACGTGCCACAGGAGCCGCTACTATTTCATCGTTCAGTGCGCGAGAACATTGCCTATGGCAGGGCCGACGCTACTGATGCCGAGATTGAACAAGCAGCCAAAAAGGCGGGGGCCTATGATTTTATTACTCAGCTGCAGGACGGCTTTGACACACTGGTCGGTGAGCGCGGCGTAAAGTTATCGGGTGGACAGCGCCAGCGCATCGCTATCGCTCGGGCCATCGTGAAAGATGCGCCAATCTTAGTCCTCGACGAGGCGACCTCGGCGCTTGATTCTGAGTCAGAAGTTCTAATCCAAAAATCATTCAAGACACTGATGAAAAATCGTACTTCAATCGTCATTGCTCATCGACTTTCAACAATCGCCAAGCTTGATCGAATCATCGTGATGCATAACGGTAAGATAGTCGAGGATGGCTCACATGAGCAGCTCATTAAGCATGGCGGCCACTACGCAAAACTGTGGCAGCATCAATCTGGCGGCTTTATTGACGCCTAA
- a CDS encoding DedA family protein, whose protein sequence is MHAFIDFIVHFGVVAILLVVFAESGLLFGFIFPGDSLLFTAGYMVQQHILPIDIHFFALLLSLMAILGDSVGYAFGHKVGRKLFERKNSRFFKKKYLVQAEKFYEKHGSLTVVLARFVPIVRTFAPIVAGASKMHYRTFIIFNIIGGVIWATLFTYLGFFAGKALTDAGVNIEVAALVIIFLSVLPMIIHALKQEHTRAALRQQVSVLLGKTRRKKQ, encoded by the coding sequence ATGCACGCGTTTATTGATTTTATTGTTCATTTTGGTGTTGTCGCGATTTTGCTGGTTGTCTTTGCCGAATCGGGCCTACTCTTTGGCTTTATCTTTCCAGGCGACAGTCTACTGTTCACGGCTGGCTATATGGTTCAGCAGCATATTTTACCAATTGATATTCATTTCTTTGCGCTCCTGCTCTCATTAATGGCTATTCTCGGCGACAGTGTCGGTTACGCATTTGGACATAAAGTTGGCCGTAAATTATTTGAACGCAAAAACTCTCGCTTCTTTAAGAAGAAATATCTCGTGCAAGCCGAAAAGTTTTACGAAAAGCATGGCTCACTTACTGTGGTGCTGGCACGGTTTGTACCGATTGTGCGTACGTTTGCGCCAATCGTGGCCGGCGCTAGCAAGATGCACTATCGAACTTTTATTATTTTTAATATTATCGGTGGCGTTATTTGGGCCACGCTTTTCACCTACCTTGGATTCTTTGCTGGCAAGGCACTCACCGACGCTGGTGTTAATATAGAAGTCGCCGCACTGGTCATCATCTTCTTGTCAGTGCTGCCAATGATCATTCACGCCCTCAAGCAGGAGCATACTCGCGCGGCGTTGCGCCAACAAGTATCAGTCCTGCTCGGCAAGACTCGCCGCAAAAAGCAATAA
- the uvrA gene encoding excinuclease ABC subunit UvrA, translating to MPEVIRVKGAREHNLKNIDVGIPRDKLVVITGLSGSGKSSLAFDTIYAEGQRRYVESLSSYARQFLGIMDKPDVDSIEGLSPAISIDQKSTSRNPRSTVATVTEIYDYLRLLFARIGTPHCPALKPDGTRCHKPVSRRTAEAIIQEIAKQYDGKRLLLLAPIVKNKKGEFAHIPEQYRRLGYARVRVDGVVYALDEFPQLQKSYKHSIELVVDRLAMNDDLTSRLSQSVEQALELGQGVVEVLDADTDELKTFSQRYACVDHPDEEIPELEPRLFSFNAPQGACPSCTGLGSRLEVDPSLVLNENLTIAEGAIRPYNRINVDNFYMRKISAVAEAHGFSIRTPVGQLSDEARQKVLYGTGDQKYPVQLGNGRHYDTTYEGVIPNLERRWKETDSEFMRKDIERFMRQRDCYVCGGARLKPVVLAVTVQGLNIMDICDLGVDDALDLFTHKLTLNEQQAMIARLILKEITARLGFMSNVGLNYLELGRAANTLSGGEAQRIRLATQIGSGLQGVLYVLDEPSIGLHQRDNDRLIATLKHLRNLGNTVLVVEHDEDTIRQSDFLIDMGPGAGVHGGSVVALGAPDEVAKCTDSITGRYLSGAEKIAVPKHRRQVDASRQLIVRGARENNLKQIDVAFPLGLMTVVSGVSGSGKSTLVNDIIAKELAARLNRASDVPGAHDKIEGIKQLDKAIVIDQSPIGRTPRSNPATYTGIFTPIRELFASTPEANVRGYKAGRFSFNVKGGRCENCQGDGMIKIEMHFLPDVYVQCDECHGKRYNREALEIKYKNKTIADVLDMTVEQAADFFDSVPNIARKLQTLVEVGLGYIKLGQPATTFSGGEAQRIKLATELSKRSTGKTMYILDEPTTGLHSADVKRLLGILQQLVDGGNSMIIIEHNLDVIKSADWIIDMGPEGGLGGGTVVASGTPEEVANVPESFTGRYLKSLL from the coding sequence ATGCCAGAGGTAATTCGCGTCAAGGGCGCTCGTGAACACAATCTGAAAAATATCGACGTGGGAATTCCGCGCGATAAACTAGTGGTAATCACTGGCCTGAGCGGCAGCGGTAAGTCGTCACTAGCGTTTGATACGATTTACGCCGAGGGCCAGCGCCGCTATGTCGAAAGCCTGTCGAGCTATGCGCGGCAATTTTTAGGCATTATGGATAAGCCGGATGTTGATAGCATTGAGGGCCTAAGCCCGGCAATTTCAATTGATCAAAAGTCAACCAGTCGCAATCCGCGTTCAACCGTGGCGACGGTGACCGAGATTTATGATTATCTGCGCCTCTTGTTTGCGCGGATTGGCACGCCGCATTGTCCGGCTCTCAAGCCAGACGGCACGCGCTGCCATAAGCCAGTTTCGCGCCGCACAGCCGAGGCGATTATCCAGGAGATTGCTAAGCAATATGACGGTAAGCGATTGCTGCTACTCGCGCCAATTGTCAAGAATAAGAAGGGCGAGTTTGCACACATTCCAGAGCAGTATCGACGGTTAGGTTATGCCCGGGTGCGCGTGGATGGCGTGGTGTATGCATTGGATGAGTTTCCGCAGTTACAGAAAAGTTACAAGCACAGTATTGAGTTGGTTGTTGATCGCCTGGCAATGAACGATGACCTAACTAGCCGGTTGAGTCAGAGTGTCGAACAGGCGCTGGAGCTTGGCCAGGGTGTGGTTGAGGTGCTGGATGCTGATACTGATGAATTAAAGACATTCTCGCAGCGCTATGCCTGTGTTGATCATCCGGATGAGGAGATCCCAGAGCTTGAGCCGCGTCTGTTTAGTTTTAACGCACCGCAAGGGGCCTGTCCGAGCTGTACCGGACTTGGCAGCCGATTGGAAGTCGATCCTAGTTTAGTGCTGAATGAGAATCTGACGATTGCTGAGGGGGCGATTCGGCCATACAACCGGATCAATGTCGATAACTTTTACATGCGCAAGATTTCGGCGGTAGCCGAGGCGCATGGTTTCAGTATCCGGACACCAGTCGGGCAGTTGTCTGATGAGGCGCGCCAGAAAGTGCTCTATGGTACGGGCGATCAGAAATATCCAGTGCAGCTCGGCAATGGGCGGCATTACGATACAACCTATGAAGGGGTGATCCCTAATCTGGAGCGGCGCTGGAAAGAAACCGATAGCGAATTTATGCGCAAGGACATTGAGCGGTTTATGCGCCAGCGGGATTGTTATGTTTGCGGCGGCGCGCGGCTGAAGCCAGTTGTCCTAGCGGTAACGGTGCAGGGTCTGAATATCATGGATATTTGCGACCTTGGCGTTGATGATGCGCTCGACTTGTTCACTCACAAGTTAACATTGAACGAGCAGCAGGCAATGATCGCGCGGCTTATTTTGAAAGAGATTACCGCCCGCCTCGGCTTTATGAGTAATGTCGGGCTGAATTATTTGGAGTTAGGGCGCGCCGCCAATACACTGAGCGGTGGCGAGGCGCAGCGAATTCGGCTGGCGACACAGATTGGCAGCGGTTTGCAGGGCGTGCTGTATGTGCTGGATGAGCCGTCGATTGGTTTGCATCAGCGCGATAATGATCGGCTGATTGCTACGCTGAAGCACCTACGTAATCTCGGCAATACGGTGCTGGTAGTCGAACACGACGAGGATACCATTCGCCAGAGTGACTTTTTGATTGATATGGGCCCAGGCGCTGGTGTGCATGGCGGCTCGGTGGTGGCACTGGGTGCACCAGATGAGGTCGCCAAATGCACAGATAGTATCACTGGTCGGTATCTGTCGGGTGCAGAAAAAATTGCCGTACCAAAACATCGCCGCCAGGTTGATGCGAGCCGTCAGTTAATCGTTCGCGGCGCTCGCGAGAATAATTTGAAACAAATTGATGTGGCATTCCCCTTGGGCTTGATGACTGTAGTATCTGGTGTATCGGGCAGCGGTAAATCAACTCTGGTCAATGATATTATCGCCAAGGAATTAGCGGCACGGCTCAACCGGGCTAGTGACGTACCTGGCGCACACGATAAAATTGAGGGAATAAAGCAGTTGGATAAAGCTATCGTCATCGATCAGTCACCAATTGGCCGTACGCCACGCTCTAATCCAGCGACCTACACTGGTATTTTTACGCCAATTCGCGAACTGTTTGCCAGTACTCCTGAGGCTAATGTCCGCGGTTATAAAGCTGGTCGGTTCAGTTTTAATGTCAAGGGCGGTCGCTGCGAAAACTGCCAAGGCGACGGTATGATCAAGATTGAAATGCATTTCTTGCCGGATGTCTACGTCCAGTGCGACGAATGCCACGGTAAGCGTTACAATCGTGAGGCGCTGGAAATTAAGTATAAAAATAAGACGATTGCTGATGTACTCGATATGACGGTTGAGCAAGCAGCGGACTTCTTTGATAGCGTGCCTAATATCGCTCGGAAATTACAGACACTGGTCGAAGTCGGCCTTGGTTATATTAAGCTCGGTCAGCCAGCAACTACCTTTTCGGGCGGCGAGGCGCAGCGTATCAAGCTGGCAACGGAGCTCTCCAAACGCTCAACCGGCAAGACGATGTACATTCTGGATGAGCCGACAACTGGGCTACATTCTGCCGACGTCAAGCGGCTGCTGGGGATTTTGCAGCAGCTGGTTGACGGCGGCAACAGTATGATCATCATTGAGCACAATCTGGATGTCATCAAATCGGCCGACTGGATTATTGATATGGGGCCTGAGGGTGGTCTCGGCGGCGGTACGGTGGTGGCGAGCGGCACGCCAGAAGAAGTCGCCAACGTGCCAGAATCATTTACCGGTAGGTATCTGAAAAGTTTGCTGTAG